TCAGCAAGGAACGAATCTAGTTCTTCCATGAAGGCTTCCAGCAGCTTGGCACCGCCTTTCACCGTTCTCACTATCTCTCCCTTGCGGAAGATAATGCCCTTGTCGCGTCCTCCGGCAACACCGATATCCGCTTCACGCGCTTCGCCCGGACCGTTTACCACACAGCCCATGACAGCGACCTTGAACGAGTCGGTCACGCCTTCGAGACGACGTTCCACTTCTTCCGCAAGATTGATGAGTCCGATTTCCGTCCTGCCGCAGGTGGGGCACGAGATGATTTCCGGCCCGCGGTAGCGCAGACCGAGCGCCCGCAGCAGCTCCCAGGCCACAGACATTTCCTTAACTGGATCGTCCGTCAGGGAGATACGCAAAGTATCACCAATGCCCTGCCAGAGCAATATGCCCAGCCCCACGGAAGACTTGACGGCACCACGCATGAGCGTGCCTGCCTCGGTCACGCCGATATGCAGCGGATAGTCGCAGCGTCCGGCAAGAAGGCAGTAGGCGTCTATGGTATGCAGCACCGAAGAGGACTTGAGGGAAATTTTGGTTTCGAAAAAGTTACGCTCTTCAAGCATGCGCACATGTCCGAGGGCACTTTCCACCATGGCTTCCGGCGTGGGACCGCCGAACTTGTCGAGCAATGCCTTTTCCACCGAGCCGCTGTTCACGCCCACACGGATGGAGGCGTTGTGAGCGCGGGCGGCGTCAACCACCGCATCCACATTCTTTCTGCCGCCGATGTTGCCGGGATTGATACGCAGGGCATCCGCCCCCGCCTCAAGCGACATCACCGCAAGACGATGATCAAAATGGATATCGGCAATGAGCGGAATGGAAACCTGCTGCCGTATCTGCCCTATGGCCCAGGCCGCGCCTTCGTTCAGCACCGCCACACGGGCAATCTCGCACCCTGCTTCCGCCAGCTGACGAATCTGCTCGACAGTGGCCTCCACATCACGCGTGTCCGTATTGGTCATACTTTGCACGACAACAGGGTTATCACCGCCGATGCGGACATCCCCCACCCGAATCTCGCGAGTCTTTCTGCGTTCTATAGGCATTCGTACGTCCTGCTGCTGTATATCCGGTTTCCCGCCACAGCCACACGAATCAACATATTCACGGCAGTCTGCGGGCGTTCCGTATCTTGTTGCGCCCAACCTTTACGCCATTTCATGCGGCAAGCCAAGGACCGGATGCGCAACACCCTCAAATTACGGCCCTGCAGCATGGCGCGGAGCAATACACACAGAATTCCGCCGGAGCACGGCCACTTTCCTGTCCGGCGCGTCCCTTTTGTTGACGGTCTTCACAATTCCTTGCATATACTATGCGTCTGCATCGACCACAGTCTCTTACCTTTCAAGGAGTTCGCATGCGTCGCCATTCATATTTCACCATCCCTGCCCTGCGCGCCGTTGCACTGGCCGCAGTGTTTGCACTTTCTGCCCTGCTTCCTCTCATGCCCGCAACAGCACAGGCTGCCAAGCTGCCCGTGGTGGTCAGCATAGTCCCGCTGCAGTATTTCGTGGAGCGTATCGGGGGCGAGTTTGTCGATGTCTCCGTCATGGTCCAGCCCGGAGCAAGCCCGGCGACATATGAACCCAAGCCCCGCCAGATGGCAGCCCTGTCCGACGCACAGCTGTATTTCGCCATAGGCGTGCCTTTTGAAGAAGCATGGATGCCCCGCATTCAGGCCGCCAACCCATCTATGAAGGTTGTGAACGTGGACAAAGGCATCCACAAGCTGCCCATGGCGGAGCACCACCATGAAGGTGAAGCCAA
This region of Desulfovibrio subterraneus genomic DNA includes:
- the ispG gene encoding flavodoxin-dependent (E)-4-hydroxy-3-methylbut-2-enyl-diphosphate synthase, which codes for MQQQDVRMPIERRKTREIRVGDVRIGGDNPVVVQSMTNTDTRDVEATVEQIRQLAEAGCEIARVAVLNEGAAWAIGQIRQQVSIPLIADIHFDHRLAVMSLEAGADALRINPGNIGGRKNVDAVVDAARAHNASIRVGVNSGSVEKALLDKFGGPTPEAMVESALGHVRMLEERNFFETKISLKSSSVLHTIDAYCLLAGRCDYPLHIGVTEAGTLMRGAVKSSVGLGILLWQGIGDTLRISLTDDPVKEMSVAWELLRALGLRYRGPEIISCPTCGRTEIGLINLAEEVERRLEGVTDSFKVAVMGCVVNGPGEAREADIGVAGGRDKGIIFRKGEIVRTVKGGAKLLEAFMEELDSFLAERKKG